Proteins from one Bacillota bacterium genomic window:
- the cas2e gene encoding type I-E CRISPR-associated endoribonuclease Cas2e encodes MIVMVLERVPVSLRGELTRWMLEIKAGVFVGSPSALVRDKLWERACRYARDGGCIMAWNTNNEQGFDVRLAGDCRRMIVDFEGLRLVRIP; translated from the coding sequence ATGATCGTAATGGTGTTGGAGAGGGTTCCCGTGTCACTCCGCGGGGAGCTCACCCGCTGGATGTTGGAGATCAAGGCGGGTGTCTTCGTCGGTTCCCCGTCCGCACTGGTTCGTGATAAGCTTTGGGAAAGAGCTTGCCGCTATGCACGAGACGGTGGCTGTATCATGGCCTGGAACACTAACAACGAACAGGGGTTCGACGTTCGCCTCGCAGGAGATTGCCGCCGGATGATCGTGGACTTCGAGGGACTTCGGCTAGTTCGGATTCCATAA
- the cas1e gene encoding type I-E CRISPR-associated endonuclease Cas1e, whose product MVQDFRELPKLRDSWTYLYVEHCKVDREDKAIAIHDADGRVPVPCANLALLMIGPGTSITHAAISTLAECGCSVLWTGEQGVRVYAQGVGETRSSSSLLRQVAVYSDPEAHMRMVFKLYAMRFPEPLPEGITLQQLRGREGVRVREAYAQASRETGVPWTGRSYDRTKWSDADPVNRALSAANSCLYGLCHAAIVSLGYSPALGFIHTGRQLSFVYDIADLYKVGTTIPAAFAAVASGEMPVETTVRKMCRDNFVRMRLLARIVEDLESLFGHDESTAEPCDTHDPAVPGALWDPRAGQLQGGHNYADPGAGEESKL is encoded by the coding sequence ATGGTGCAGGACTTCCGTGAGCTACCCAAACTCAGAGATAGCTGGACGTATCTATATGTGGAGCACTGCAAGGTGGATCGGGAAGATAAGGCCATAGCGATTCACGATGCAGATGGCCGCGTGCCGGTACCATGCGCAAACCTGGCTCTGCTCATGATCGGCCCCGGGACGAGCATCACACATGCGGCAATAAGCACTCTCGCTGAATGCGGGTGCAGCGTGCTATGGACTGGTGAACAGGGTGTGAGGGTTTATGCTCAAGGCGTTGGCGAGACCAGATCTTCCTCTTCCCTGTTGAGGCAGGTGGCAGTGTACTCCGACCCCGAGGCGCATATGAGGATGGTGTTTAAGCTGTACGCTATGAGGTTCCCCGAGCCCCTGCCGGAGGGGATTACGCTTCAGCAACTGAGAGGACGTGAAGGAGTCAGAGTGCGTGAGGCTTATGCCCAGGCCAGCAGAGAGACGGGCGTGCCATGGACTGGGCGCTCATACGATCGTACGAAGTGGAGCGATGCGGATCCGGTCAACCGAGCGCTATCCGCCGCCAATTCCTGCCTTTACGGGCTGTGTCATGCGGCAATAGTCTCGCTAGGATACTCACCTGCCCTGGGGTTCATTCACACTGGTCGACAGCTTTCATTCGTCTACGACATCGCGGACCTATACAAGGTCGGGACCACGATACCTGCAGCCTTTGCGGCAGTGGCATCCGGCGAGATGCCGGTGGAGACAACCGTGAGGAAGATGTGTCGGGATAACTTCGTGCGCATGAGACTCCTCGCACGGATAGTGGAAGATCTGGAGTCTCTCTTTGGACACGATGAGAGTACCGCTGAGCCGTGTGACACCCACGATCCGGCCGTGCCTGGTGCCTTGTGGGATCCTCGCGCAGGTCAACTGCAAGGTGGCCATAATTACGCCGATCCAGGGGCCGGGGAGGAGAGCAAGTTATGA